The Dreissena polymorpha isolate Duluth1 chromosome 2, UMN_Dpol_1.0, whole genome shotgun sequence nucleotide sequence GTGCGTGAGGGAATCCCGGAAGCCCTAGTGGCGGTGGCAACCCGAGGGCGGCGTAGCTCGCTAACGAAGACGCCGCCTCAGAGCTAGATGTGTGTGTCCTCAGATGTTGCAATAATTCCTCGGATGTGGAGTATCTTTTGCCACAGTAGTCTGTGCCCGACACCCAATTACACACGTAGGGTGTCCCTTGACTGTGAGCGGGCGTGCTTCCTAGAAAGCTGTGTGCATAGAGTGACGAGGAGAGTCCAGGATAGGACGACAGACCGGGTGGTAGAGAAGACAAGGAATTCGCTAGGGAAAACTGCGGCAACATCGACAGGGACGAGACCCCGGCCATGCCAAGTGCACACAAACTCTGAAGGGATTTCTCATGAGCACATTGTGAACATCCGGGCGCTGTGCACGTGGAGCTCACGTGACTGTTCTGAATCGTGAGCTGACAGTTGGTGCAGTATGGATCTCGGCAGACGGGAACAAGAGTTGTCGCCCCTGAAGGGGTTCTCACTCGAGCGTATGAAACATAAGGTGAAAGTCCAGGTGTATATCCGGATTTTGAAAGAGCCGCATTCTGTGCAGCTAACGCAGCGGCTGCTGAAGCGCTGAGGTTATACCCAGAATGAGCAGCGGCTAAAGTTGATGCATATGCCGATCCCATCGAGGCAGGGTCGAATCCCAGTCCGGATCCATATAAGGACAGACCCGGGTGATGCATTCCAACTCCAAAGCCATTTAGACTAGGATGAGCGTGACTGTGGTGTTTGTTGGATGATGAGAGATGGTCCGGACTAGATCGATTTGACGGCTTGTTCCCTGCAGATGAATTGTCTCTGCTTCTATTGCGCTCCCTGTCCCTCTCTCGCTCGCGGTCCGACTCCCGGTCGCGTTCATTGGAAACACTGTTCGTCGAACGGTAACCACTTGACCCATCCTTGCTGGATCCAGTGGACGCTACGGGGCGCGTAACCGAATTGGTCACAGTGGTCGTCTCGCTGGATTTCTCCGAATGTCCATGAGCTGGTGCAGGACTAGACTTCCGTGTGGCTGCACTAGATATAGGCACGAGAGGGGGAATTTCTTTGGGTGGCGCAGATTTGAAACTACTGGAAGACTTTTTCGATGACTCCCTACCGGATTCGTTTCCACTGTCGTTGCTTGGGCTTTTTCTGTTGTCACTAGAGACGGTTTTCTCGGACGGTTTGTCCGCGTCCTTAGTCTCTTTTTCCAATGGAGGTATGATGGATTTCGATGGGGTCGGGTCCTTGCCGATACTGCTGCAGGTCTGGGCTAACAGCGCAAGGGGACTCTTTTTTGCGTCCAACTGGAAACAAACAAATAAGACACTGTATAGACAATAAAATTATGGTGATACTGAAAGTCGGTGCGAGTTTGATATGAAAAAACTGTGACAcgatatttaaatattgcattcaCTTATGGCgattgttgtaaaaaaaataataacacatttacTATAGACTACATACTCTACTTTTTGGCAATACTAGAAGAAACACTATTATATTTTCCCAAATTGACTTAACAATCAAAACAACGGTATTCACTATTTATAGACATTGtagttatacatatttaaaagcattgaatgtttaatataacttattattttaaatttatttcaatattttcgtaAAAAAACGTAAACGAGTTTACTtttaccttcaaaattaaaatcaactaATAACTCAAGTTTCTACAGTCATCCTCATCTAAATAAGTTTAATAAATTATGTTCGATTGTACCACTTGCATCTGAcagttgaaaacaaaacaaaccgAAAATGTATGATAGTTTTCATCTCAAGCACTAGTGGGATTAATTGTTTCCTGTGCAACATTAGTCATTTTATACAGTTCAATAATATCACAAATGACAACTCGGGCAGCAATAATGATGTTTCGAGGACGGGGAAGCAAATTAGCAAAATAATGTGCCTGGATAATAGCATAAAGTGAGATAAATTGGGTACATCGATTTTTTCCCAGCGTCAGTCCTTGAGGGAAAGTCTGGCAGCAAATTTCAATCATGAATTAACACGTGACACGCTATTGCTTTGTATCAAATACACTAAAACATTAATACTGATATCACGTGAAGTGATACACGAATGGTCACATGTTGAGGTTTTGATGATgttgtaaattattttcttgCCAGTAAATCAAGCAGTGCTTTCTAAATGTTTGTCCACGCGTAAGTGAGTCATTTAGAAACGTTTCacgtaaatacatatttaaataattaaaaaatatgggtAATTTTTTTATGACGGATGTAAAAAAAAAAGCACTTCGTTCATTGACCGTCTGATTTATTAGCATTTTCTATCAGGGTATGGGTAAGTTTGAATCTGAACGTCACGTTTGAAATCTTTCAAGATATTTACTGTAAGAATGATTTTAATggttatttaaaatgttcatacCGGTAATATCATGTTTTGAGTCCAAATACCACGCACCTTTAATAAAGATTAATGTGCGGGAAAaccttatttgtttaaaaaaaataagcacagCAACGCGCGCAATTGAATCGGCAAAATCATCATTTAAAGGAAGCATACCGTTGTGGGAAGTGGCTGCAGGTAGTCCGGATGTAGATACTGGGCCACATTGGGAGCCAGGATGCTGGCCATACTCGCCATGTTGATTGGGGTGTCGTTCTTGGACGTCTCGTTCATCGCGGGGGCGAACTAGTCCGACACAAGAACAGTACTTGGTAGTGTTTCACACGCAATAAACAGTCACTAAATATTACAGTAATCCCATACAGAAAACGTGCATATGTCCGAGAAGCACTAAGACGTGCAAAGCTCTATAATACTGACTGAAAATTATCACTGCTGCAGCTGTAGTAGAGAACTCCGCACAGCGTTACCGTGTGAGGCGTGCTAACACTGCTATCAACAGAAGAGGCTTCTCCTGTCAATCATTCTCGCAACTACACGCACTCATTTATCTGTATAACAAACGCATACCGCCCAGTGCGATTTTCAGAACAGAACTGGTGACAAACGTTTGAAATCTATACGTCGATATAGCTATCGCCTGGCGAACCAATGAGAAAGACCAAATGCCTGTCAATTAAGCCCGCAACAAGCTTAGCACCGCCTACCTGTCAGAGAAAATTAATGGCTGCGATGATTGATAGCTGCGCGAGGCGCCTCTACCAATGAGAAATAACGACAGTAATTGTTTTGGCAATAGGCCAAAAGCGCTGGTATGGTTTCAATCTATCAAGATGATATGCCTTTTGACTTGACTGTTTTATGTCATTCAGTGTTGTTAATGTACACATCCCGAAGGCCACAATGAAAAGATTAGGCTGCACAGAATAACTtgggcaaacattttgataataaattctACATTAGCATCACCCCTCTGGTTCTAAGACATCTCAAACGTTTTCAGTTGATTACACAGGAAGGTGATTTAGCTGGGGCTGTTAGATCGCAACAGATTCTGAGATACGGATTCCTTGTAAATCCACCGTAAGCTCATGATCAATTCGAATGTGTATCGCTGTAAAATAGATCAAAGGTATCGCTGCGATCGTTCGGATTGTATAAATCAATCTTTCACTAAGGGCAGGGTGCGTGATAAGCGAACATGATTGACATATTGATTGTTTACCTGTCGATACGCAGGTACGGCGCTGGCACGGCACTTCTGGGTGGAATTCAACACATTTtctgattacaaaatacatcaaCATAGCCGACACCCGTCGTACGCCATGACATCACAGTACATAAAATCGGAAGGTTGAATTTTGCTTGAAGGGTAgtatcaaacatttttatttcaaacgcACTCCCGAAGAGCGGGATAATTTATTGCGCCTATCGTACGCCTATTTTACCGACGGGGTGATGGTAATTGCTAAACACGGAGGGTGGGGGCTTCAACATTATATGTTTATGATGAAATCAGATAATCCAAACTTATAAATTCGGAAATGTCATTCGACAAGCGGCGACTGTCGCCCTATGCCACATGTAACTGCATAAATTGTCAAACATCCGATGCAGGGGAGTTTGCCTGAGAAAGTTTAAGTACCAGTCGATATTTTACAAAAGAATCATGGAGATCACTCGATATGGTCCAAACATTATCAAAGAATTTTTACTAAACTATATTTGCCGATGATATTTGCGAACAAAACTGTAGATCTTCATTGTGTTTGTTTGATCAATAATTGCAACAGATACATTAGTACATAATAATTCAATGTTTAACTAAAACATGCGATCATCTAAATGCGAAGCAGATGTTCAACCAATGTTTCAGCAGTGCATGAAATCAATACGACATTAAAtgattttaactacatgtatttgcCAGTCTGCCAGCCAAACTAAAcgtcaatatacatgtacacactgaCCCAGACGGTGTTTGATAACACTTTTAACGCATTAGCTGTTGAATTTCCTCCTCCTCGGGATACAGTTTGTCAAATATGCCTTTAACTGTTTCACGGTGTTATCTcttaaactgttaaatatattgcctTTCGAAACAAACATGTTTGCAAGTCTGTCTAGTGCACAACATTAAAGTGAATGATTGCGCGCGTCGCCCAAGGCATGATCAATCAATCAAAGTTTTAAAATGAGCCAGAATGTGGATAAACGGGGCTTCATgtacgcagtccgcacaggctaattacggaCGGCTTTCGCATGaacgtttttttgtgtgttaacCAGCGACATACTGCAAACGAACAAATCCACAAATGCAGAAAGACTCGTcgctgaatagcctgtgcagacagcaaaGGGGcaccaggaacgacactttacgcacaaacattaaaggggccttttcacagattttggcatattttgaagtttgtcattaaatgctttatgataaatgtaaacattggttcttaaaagctccggtaaaaaatcaagaataaaattaaaaaaaaggaaaaaaaagtagcaggtaccagggctcgaaccagtgacccccggagtcctggagtaagtctgaagtaaaaacgcattagccctttcggctattccgccgtgtatacacaatttaagtattttataccttatataagcaatcttcgtagtttcgtaaatttaaacgacaacaacagaactctccaaattattcaatcgtttcgcgttgcaacgctttataatttttagcttttcaaatcgtcaaaagatacatataatggctatattggactttggtaaatgttcagtaatactgttttctcacaaatatcataactaaaacgaaaatttgcgaatctgaaacaactttttttcaattttgttgatttaccaaaccgtgaaaagatccctttaagccccgtttacccagAACGAGGCGCAAAGGTTTCTGTCTGGTTTCCCCCATTGAAATGCATGATAGTATGCTGTGTCGATCGCATTTTACAAACATGACACGATCAAGATAGCGCTGACTTAAAAATATGAAAGGTATATTTAGAAACTAAACAAGCTGTGTAATCAGcgtgtttaattaatttaaaatattgtatgtaCTTCGTAATATTTCGTACGATTTCGtgcattttttcacaaaataatatCGAAGAGATATGTAGAATGATTTATTGCGTCACTTTGCTAATGATAGTTCTAAACGCAGAGATcaaagatataaaataaaatgctatATTGTTTCATGAAGCAATGAATCACAACGATAATGAGCTTTTAGATGGAGTGAGGttatacatttacattttacTTACCCATTTAAGGGTTTGATTGATGCATAGTTTACACACAAAATCACCGCGAATGCAATTTATATTCATAGTGCTGAGCCGTGTACATGATCTATCGTTCGCTTTCTCATAGCATTAAATCCGCGGTCCTTCATATCTAAGCTCAATCTTAATTGGCGATCGTCTACCATTTTACCTGATAAACGGTTATAGATTGCTGATGAATAAATCAGACAAGATGATGACAAAAATCGACACAACCATAACTAACAACTGTTTGAGATAACAATTCCCTCGCACTGATTTGTATCTTCACATGCATTGAATGAATTAAGCAAAAATAAGAAGGGCAAGTCTGTATTTATTATTCGCACATTTATGTATTATGGTATTTGTTCGATGATCAATGTCCCGCATTTATTTTATACAACTAAAATATGTGTGTATCTTTATACTGATGTAAACCATACTTGAATGATTTGCTGTCATATGTAATAAATATGCAGAAAATGTGTACCAGT carries:
- the LOC127865971 gene encoding zinc finger protein Noc-like; this encodes MNETSKNDTPINMASMASILAPNVAQYLHPDYLQPLPTTLDAKKSPLALLAQTCSSIGKDPTPSKSIIPPLEKETKDADKPSEKTVSSDNRKSPSNDSGNESGRESSKKSSSSFKSAPPKEIPPLVPISSAATRKSSPAPAHGHSEKSSETTTVTNSVTRPVASTGSSKDGSSGYRSTNSVSNERDRESDRERERDRERNRSRDNSSAGNKPSNRSSPDHLSSSNKHHSHAHPSLNGFGVGMHHPGLSLYGSGLGFDPASMGSAYASTLAAAHSGYNLSASAAAALAAQNAALSKSGYTPGLSPYVSYARVRTPSGATTLVPVCRDPYCTNCQLTIQNSHVSSTCTAPGCSQCAHEKSLQSLCALGMAGVSSLSMLPQFSLANSLSSLPPGLSSYPGLSSSLYAHSFLGSTPAHSQGTPYVCNWVSGTDYCGKRYSTSEELLQHLRTHTSSSEAASSLASYAALGLPPPLGLPGFPHAPLPAHGGLSPNSLRRAYPNIPSPLGNVLNGSRYHPYKSPLPSVPSGLTPGQSLSSLGPYYSPYSLYSQRIGAAAVP